The Canis lupus dingo isolate Sandy chromosome 8, ASM325472v2, whole genome shotgun sequence genome has a segment encoding these proteins:
- the NYNRIN gene encoding protein NYNRIN isoform X1 translates to MLLSGGDPPAQEWFMVQTKSKPRVQRQRLQVQRIFRVKLNAFQSRPDTPYFWLQLEGPKENMSKAKEYLKGLCSPELWKEVRYPQALHCAFLGAQGLFLDCLCWSTLAYLVPGPPGSLMVGGLTESFIMTQNWLEELVGRLRWGPAALLTPRGIWEAEVTRAFGALVWIRGDQYAGDLLQLPPAVQELLLSLVRDAAGKEDIIEWLGRIGTSESRSDPEVLICPPHQQKEGPAMVSVGDGPGPFLEVGAFQNKSLEHSKRLTSLGATRALVSGTPGQNIQQETTNQLVRVDSNSHGGTDSPREEGPARATGSQDSANHTQALSQPRQGLRVEDKLPFQPPVSALGVCPPWKAWTPGPAFGPLWPGAIAATFWRINELHSLHLAWLLSQACFSFPFWQRPLGPIQFKLPGQNPLPLNLEWKQKELVPLPSMGSPDCRPDGGPGGDAALQSCPRPETPQKVMSLLVVSGASVKDKTSPGLPQIGPPLTSVPQLQTGSEPGDQGSLQWDCKGPEEGPFPALPIEQGVSTPQGRPVAQGGLTPQSVPDAQTVPETLEVPMAAAVPTAQTPPADQGLSAVPKVPTAQTTLAVHTEPAALEVPSATTKPAAQGVPTTQKAAEGLPVSAAPVVPATPKASAAQKTSAAKSLPVGPQTPKAQTGPAAKTGSVAPKAPAAPKAPATPKAPAAPKAPAAPKASKAPKTPAAQKTPTDPGPVLDAAKLSEGQPSSRGGASFPKGQGEAERQGPHSGSTFAPSSKHPPQMEGLLGAREGTARQQPRHPQANSTVTSFQRYHEALNTPFELNLSGEPGNQGLRRVVIDGSSVAMVHGLQHFFSCRGIAMAVQYFWNRGHREVTVFVPTWQLKKNRRVRESHFLTKLHSLKMLSITPSQLENGKKITTYDYRFMVKLAEETDGIIVTNEQLHILMNNSKKLMVKDRLLPFTFAGNLFMVPDDPLGRDGPTLDEFLKKPNRLDTDVGNFLKVWKTLPPSLASASEPSDGADPVPVESLQNTEEVRAEKEERQQDGEQREGQGVREPPEEDALDSSLASVFRAECPSLSEEILRCLSLQDPPDGALDIDLLPAPASPYLGIPWDGKAPCQQVLAQLAQLTIPSNFTALSFFVGFMDSHRDVIPDYEALVGPLHSLLKQKPDWQWDWEHEKAFLALKRALVSALCLTAPNAQLPFRLEVTVSQVALTAVVYQEHSGRKHPIAYTSKPLLPDEESEGPQSGGDSPYAVAWALKHFSRCIGDTPVVLDLSYASRTAVGPEMREGRRVSKAWLIRWSLLVQDKGKRALELTLLQGLLGENRLLTPASSMPRFFQVLPPFSDLSTFVCIHMSGYCFYREDEWCAGFGLYVLSPTSAPVSLSFSCSPYTPTYAHLAAVACGLERFGQSPLPVVFLTHCNWIFSLLWELLPLWQARGFLSSDGAPLPHPGLLSYIISLTSGLSSLPFIYRTSYRGSLFAVTVDTLAKQGAQGGGQWWNLPKDVPVPAVSPHTMGQRPDLLALQRSDSTLAEIIAKLRAGQKLPGSSPFSSVFNSLSLDQESGLLMFKGEKRPRVWVVPRQLRRDLIFSVHDLPLGAHQRPEETYRKLRLLGWWPGMQEHVRDYCRSCLFCIPRNVTGGELKVIESPWPLRSTAPWSTLQIEVVGPVTVSEEGHKHVLIVADPHTRWVEAFPLKPYTHTAVAQVLLQHVFARWGVPVRLEAAQGPQFARHVLVSCGLALGAQAASLSRDLQFPCLTSSDAYWEFKRALKEFIFLHGKRWAASLPLLHLAFRASSTQATPVQILTGGDVRLSEPLWWEMSSANIEGLKMDVFLLRLLGELLELHWRVAEKASDKAENRRFKRESQEKEWNVGDQVLLLSLPRNGSSAKWVGPFYIGDRLSLSLYRVWGFPTPEKLGCIYPSSLMKAFAKSGTPLSFKVLEQ, encoded by the exons ATGCTCCTGTCCGGGGGCGACCCTCCGGCGCAGGAATGGTTCATGGTGCAGACCAAGTCCAAGCCCCGGGTGCAGCGGCAGCGGCTGCAAGTGCAGCGCATCTTCAGGGTCAAGCTGAACGCCTTCCAGAGCCGCCCAGACACCCCCTACTTCTGGCTGCAGCTCGAGGGGCCCAAGGAGAACATGAGCAAAGCCAAG GAGTATCTGAAGGGCCTGTGCAGTCCGGAGCTGTGGAAGGAGGTTCGCTACCCGCAGGCCCTGCACTGCGCCTTCCTTGGGGCCCAGGGCCTCTTTCTCGACTGTCTCTGCTGGAGCACCCTGGCCTACCTGGTGCCTGGTCCCCCCGGCTCCCTGATGGTCGGGGGGCTGACGGAGTCTTTCATCATGACCCAGAACTGGCTGGAAGAGCTGGTGGGGAGGCTGCGCTGGGGCCCTGCCGCTCTGCTCACCCCTCGGGGGATCTGGGAGGCTGAGGTGACCAGGGCGTTCGGGGCCCTGGTCTGGATCCGTGGTGACCAGTACGCAGGGGATCTGCTGCAGCTGCCCCCAGCGGTCCAAGAGCTGCTGCTGAGCCTGGTGCGGGATGCTGCGGGCAAGGAAGACATCATCGAGTGGCTTGGCCGCATTGGCACCTCTGAGTCCCGCTCTGACCCCGAGGTCCTGATCTGCCCTCCCCACCAGCAGAAGGAAGGCCCGGCTATGGTGTCTGTGGGAGACGGTCCTGGGCCCTTCCTGGAGGTGGGGGCCTTCCAGAACAAGAGTCTAGAACACTCAAAGAGATTGACCAGCCTGGGAGCCACCAGGGCCCTGGTCTCGGGCACCCCAGGCCAGAACATACAGCAGGAAACAACCAACCAGCTGGTACG AGTCGATTCCAACAGCCATGGTGGTACGGACAGCCCTCGAGAGGAAGGCCCAGCGCGTGCCACCGGCAGCCAGGACTCTGCAAACCACACACAGGCCCTGTCCCAGCCAAGGCAGGGCCTGAGAGTGGAAGACAAACTCCCCTTCCAGCCTCCTGTGTCAGCCCTGGGTGTGTGCCCACCCTGGAAGGCCTGGACCCCAGGGCCAGCCTTTGGGCCCTTGTGGCCGGGTGCCATTGCCGCCACCTTCTGGAGGATCAATGAGCTGCATTCCCTCCACCTGGCTTGGCTGCTGTCCCAGGCGTgcttcagtttccccttctggCAGAGGCCACTGGGCCCCATTCAGTTCAAGCTGCCAGGCCAGAACCCTTTGCCCTTAAATCTCGAGTGGAAGCAGAAGGAGCTGGTTCCTTTGCCCAGCATGGGAAGCCCAGACTGCAGACCAGATGGGGGACCAGGAGGAGATGCAGCCCTACAGAGTTGCCCAAGGCCAGAGACCCCCCAGAAGGTCATGAGTTTATTGGTGGTCTCAGGGGCCTCAGTAAAGGACAAGACCAGCCCAGGACTTCCACAGATAGGGCCACCCTTGACCTCTGTACCCCAGCTGCAAACTGGAAGTGAGCCAGGGGATCAAGGAAGCCTGCAGTGGGATTGTAAGGGGCCAGAAGAGGGGCCCTTTCCAGCACTGCCAATTGAGCAAGGAGTGTCTACACCTCAGGGGAGGCCCGTGGCTCAAGGGGGGCTGACCCCTCAGTCAGTACCCGATGCTCAAACAGTGCCTGAAACTCTCGAAGTGCCCATGGCTGCAGCAGTGCCCACAGCTCAAACCCCACCCGCAGATCAAGGGCTGTCTGCAGTCCCCAAAGTGCCTACAGCTCAGACGACGCTGGCAGTCCACACAGAACCTGCAGCTCTCGAAGTGCCTTCGGCTACAACAAAGCCAGCAGCTCAAGGGGTGCCCACAACTCAGAAGGCAGCCGAGGGTCTGCCGGTATCAGCAGCTCCCGTGGTACCTGCAACTCCAAAAGCTTCCGCAGCTCAGAAAACGTCTGCGGCAAAATCATTACCTGTAGGGCCCCAAACACCCAAAGCTCAAACTGGGCCTGCAGCTAAAACAGGGTCTGTCGCCCCCAAAGCACCTGCCGCCCCCAAAGCACCTGCCACCCCCAAAGCACCTGCTGCCCCCAAAGCACCTGCTGCCCCCAAGGCCTCCAAAGCTCCCAAAACACCTGCAGCTCAGAAGACTCCCACAGATCCAGGGCCAGTCTTGGATGCGGCCAAACTGAGCGAAGGCCAGCCTTCGTCAAGGGGTGGTGCCTCTTTCCCAAAGGGCCAGGGGGAGGCTGAGAGGCAGGGTCCCCATTCTGGCAGCACCTTTGCTCCCAGTAGTAAGCACCCACCTCAGatggaggggctcctgggggctcgCGAGGGGACTGCAAGGCAGCAGCCTCGCCACCCACAGGCAAACAGCACAGTGACCAGCTTCCAGAGGTACCACGAGGCCCTGAACACACCTTTTGAGCTGAACCTGTCAGGGGAACCCGGGAACCAGGGGTTGCGGCGAGTGGTCATTGATGGCAGCAGTGTGGCCATGGT GCATGGCCTCCAGCACTTCTTCTCCTGCCGTGGCATTGCCATGGCGGTTCAGTATTTCTGGAACCGGGGCCACCGAGAGGTCACTGTGTTCGTACCTACCTGGCAGCTGAAGAAGAACCGGAGGGTGAGAG AGAGCCACTTCCTGACGAAGCTGCACTCCCTCAAGATGCTTTCCATTACCCCCTCCCAGCTTGAGAATGGCAAGAAGATCACCACCTACGATTATAG GTTCATGGTAAAGCTGGCAGAGGAGACGGATGGCATCATCGTCACCAATGAGCAGCTCCATATCCTGATGAATAATTCCAAGAAACTGATGGTGAAAGATCG CCTGCTGCCCTTCACGTTTGCGGGGAATCTTTTCATGGTGCCAGATGACCCCCTGGGCCGTGACGGCCCCACCTTAGACGAGTTTCTGAAGAAGCCAAACAG GCTAGACACCGATGTTGGCAACTTCCTGAAGGTGTGGAAGACGCTTCCTCCCAGTTTGGCCAGCGCCTCTGAGCCGAGTGATGGTGCTGACCCTGTACCTGTGGAGAGTCTGCAGAACACAGAGGAAGTCAGGGcggagaaggaggagaggcagcaggacggggagcagagggaggggcagggggtgcgggAGCCACCTGAAGAAGATGCCCTGGACTCCTCCCTGGCATCAGTGTTCAGGGCCGAGTGCCCTTCCCTATCAGAGGAAATTCTCCGGTGCCTCAGCCTCCAGGATCCCCCCGACGGGGCCCTGGATATCGATCTCCTGCCGGCACCGGCTTCCCCCTATCTGGGCATCCCCTGGGACGGGAAGGCTCCCTGTCAGCAGGTGCTGGCCCAGCTGGCCCAGCTGACCATCCCCAGCAACTTCACTGCGCTCTCCTTCTTTGTGGGGTTCATGGACTCCCACCGGGATGTCATCCCTGACTATGAAGCTCTCGTGGGGCCCCTGCACAGCCTCCTCAAGCAGAAGCCAGACTGGCAGTGGGACTGGGAGCATGAGAAGGCCTTCCTGGCTCTGAAGCGAGCCCTCGTGTCTGCCCTCTGTCTGACGGCCCCCAACGCCCAGTTGCCCTTCCGCTTGGAGGTGACCGTGAGCCAGGTGGCCCTAACGGCTGTTGTCTATCAGGAGCACTCAGGGAGGAAGCACCCCATAGCCTATACCTCAAAACCCCTCCTCCCTGACGAGGAGAGTGAGGGCCCCCAGTCGGGGGGAGACAGCCCCTACGCTGTGGCCTGGGCCCTCAAACATTTTTCCCGCTGCATTGGAGACACCCCCGTGGTCCTGGACCTTTCCTACGCCTCTAGGACCGCTGTGGGTCCCGAGATGCGGGAGGGCCGCAGGGTTTCCAAAGCGTGGTTGATCCGATGGTCCCTTCTGGTGCAGGACAAAGGCAAGAGGGCGCTGGAATTGACCCTCCTCCAGGGCCTGCTCGGAGAAAACCGACTGCTGACGCCCGCCTCCTCCATGCCTCGCTTTTTCCAGGTTCTGCCTCCTTTTTCCGACCTGTCCACTTTCGTCTGCATCCACATGTCGGGCTATTGCTTTTACCGGGAGGATGAGTGGTGCGCGGGCTTCGGCCTCTATGTGCTGTCCCCCACCAGTGCCCccgtctccctctccttctcttgctcCCCTTACACCCCAACCTACGCCCACCTGGCGGCCGTGGCCTGTGGCCTGGAGCGCTTTGGGCAGTCCCCCCTCCCCGTGGTTTTCCTCACACACTGCAACTGGATCTTCAGCCTCCTGTGGGAGCTCCTGCCCCTGTGGCAGGCTCGAGGCTTCCTCTCCTCGGACGGCGCCCCGCTACCTCACCCAGGCCTGCTCTCCTACATCATATCGCTCACCTCTGGCCTCTCGTCCCTCCCGTTTATCTACCGAACCTCCTACCGGGGCTCCCTGTTTGCTGTGACGGTGGACACATTGGCCAAGCAGGGTGCGCAGGGTGGTGGGCAGTGGTGGAACCTTCCAAAGGATGTGCCCGTCCCCGCAGTGTCCCCCCACACCATGGGCCAGCGGCCCGACTTGCTGGCCTTACAGCGCAGTGACAGCACACTGGCTGAGATTATTGCCAAGCTGCGGGCCGGGCAGAAATTGCCTGGCTCCTCCCCCTTCAGCTCCGTCTTTAACTCACTCAGCCTCGACCAGGAGAGCGGCTTGCTCATGTTCAAGGGGGAGAAGAGGCCCCGGGTCTGGGTGGTCCCAAGGCAACTCCGGAGGGACCTGATTTTCTCTGTGCACGACCTTCCCCTGGGCGCCCACCAGAGGCCCGAGGAGACCTACCGGAAGCTGCGTCTGCTGGGGTGGTGGCCTGGGATGCAGGAGCACGTGAGGGACTACTGCCGGAGCTGCCTGTTCTGCATCCCCCGAAACGTCACGGGCGGCGAGTTGAAGGTGATCGAGTCCCCGTGGCCCCTCCGGTCCACTGCCCCCTGGTCCACCCTGCAGATCGAGGTGGTGGGCCCGGTCACCGTAAGCGAGGAGGGCCACAAGCATGTGCTGATCGTGGCTGACCCCCACACCAGGTGGGTGGAGGCGTTCCCACTGAAGCCCTACACACACACAGCGGTGGCACAGGTGCTGCTGCAGCACGTGTTTGCCAGGTGGGGCGTTCCCGTGAGGCTGGAGGCGGCCCAGGGCCCCCAGTTCGCGCGGCACGTCTTGGTGAGCTGCGGGctggccctgggagcccaggcgGCGTCCCTGAGCCGGGACCTTCAGTTCCCCTGCTTGACCAGCTCAGACGCCTACTGGGAATTCAAGAGGGCCCTCAAGGAGTTCATCTTCCTGCATGGCAAGAGGTGGGCTGCGTCCTTGCCCTTGCTGCACCTGGCCTTTAGGGCCTCCTCCACCCAGGCCACGCCGGTCCAGATCCTGACTGGGGGCGACGTGAGGCTGAGCGAGCCCCTGTGGTGGGAGATGAGCAGCGCCAATATTGAAGGGCTCAAGATGGACGTGTTCCTGCTGCGGCTGCTCGGGGAGCTGCTGGAGCTGCACTGGCGGGTGGCCGAAAAGGCTAGTGACAAGGCAGAGAACAGGCGTTTCAAGCGGGAGAGTCAGGAGAAGGAGTGGAATGTGGGTGATCAGGTCCTTCTGCTGTCCCTTCCCAGGAATGGCAGCAGTGCCAAATGGGTGGGCCCCTTCTACATTGGGGACCGGCTGAGCCTGTCCCTCTACAGAGTCTGGGGCTTCCCAACTCCGGAGAAGCTTGGGTGCATCTACCCCAGCAGTCTGATGAAGGCCTTCGCCAAGAGTGGCACGCCTCTGTCCTTCAAGGTCTTGGAGCAATGA
- the NYNRIN gene encoding protein NYNRIN isoform X2 — protein MVGGLTESFIMTQNWLEELVGRLRWGPAALLTPRGIWEAEVTRAFGALVWIRGDQYAGDLLQLPPAVQELLLSLVRDAAGKEDIIEWLGRIGTSESRSDPEVLICPPHQQKEGPAMVSVGDGPGPFLEVGAFQNKSLEHSKRLTSLGATRALVSGTPGQNIQQETTNQLVRVDSNSHGGTDSPREEGPARATGSQDSANHTQALSQPRQGLRVEDKLPFQPPVSALGVCPPWKAWTPGPAFGPLWPGAIAATFWRINELHSLHLAWLLSQACFSFPFWQRPLGPIQFKLPGQNPLPLNLEWKQKELVPLPSMGSPDCRPDGGPGGDAALQSCPRPETPQKVMSLLVVSGASVKDKTSPGLPQIGPPLTSVPQLQTGSEPGDQGSLQWDCKGPEEGPFPALPIEQGVSTPQGRPVAQGGLTPQSVPDAQTVPETLEVPMAAAVPTAQTPPADQGLSAVPKVPTAQTTLAVHTEPAALEVPSATTKPAAQGVPTTQKAAEGLPVSAAPVVPATPKASAAQKTSAAKSLPVGPQTPKAQTGPAAKTGSVAPKAPAAPKAPATPKAPAAPKAPAAPKASKAPKTPAAQKTPTDPGPVLDAAKLSEGQPSSRGGASFPKGQGEAERQGPHSGSTFAPSSKHPPQMEGLLGAREGTARQQPRHPQANSTVTSFQRYHEALNTPFELNLSGEPGNQGLRRVVIDGSSVAMVHGLQHFFSCRGIAMAVQYFWNRGHREVTVFVPTWQLKKNRRVRESHFLTKLHSLKMLSITPSQLENGKKITTYDYRFMVKLAEETDGIIVTNEQLHILMNNSKKLMVKDRLLPFTFAGNLFMVPDDPLGRDGPTLDEFLKKPNRLDTDVGNFLKVWKTLPPSLASASEPSDGADPVPVESLQNTEEVRAEKEERQQDGEQREGQGVREPPEEDALDSSLASVFRAECPSLSEEILRCLSLQDPPDGALDIDLLPAPASPYLGIPWDGKAPCQQVLAQLAQLTIPSNFTALSFFVGFMDSHRDVIPDYEALVGPLHSLLKQKPDWQWDWEHEKAFLALKRALVSALCLTAPNAQLPFRLEVTVSQVALTAVVYQEHSGRKHPIAYTSKPLLPDEESEGPQSGGDSPYAVAWALKHFSRCIGDTPVVLDLSYASRTAVGPEMREGRRVSKAWLIRWSLLVQDKGKRALELTLLQGLLGENRLLTPASSMPRFFQVLPPFSDLSTFVCIHMSGYCFYREDEWCAGFGLYVLSPTSAPVSLSFSCSPYTPTYAHLAAVACGLERFGQSPLPVVFLTHCNWIFSLLWELLPLWQARGFLSSDGAPLPHPGLLSYIISLTSGLSSLPFIYRTSYRGSLFAVTVDTLAKQGAQGGGQWWNLPKDVPVPAVSPHTMGQRPDLLALQRSDSTLAEIIAKLRAGQKLPGSSPFSSVFNSLSLDQESGLLMFKGEKRPRVWVVPRQLRRDLIFSVHDLPLGAHQRPEETYRKLRLLGWWPGMQEHVRDYCRSCLFCIPRNVTGGELKVIESPWPLRSTAPWSTLQIEVVGPVTVSEEGHKHVLIVADPHTRWVEAFPLKPYTHTAVAQVLLQHVFARWGVPVRLEAAQGPQFARHVLVSCGLALGAQAASLSRDLQFPCLTSSDAYWEFKRALKEFIFLHGKRWAASLPLLHLAFRASSTQATPVQILTGGDVRLSEPLWWEMSSANIEGLKMDVFLLRLLGELLELHWRVAEKASDKAENRRFKRESQEKEWNVGDQVLLLSLPRNGSSAKWVGPFYIGDRLSLSLYRVWGFPTPEKLGCIYPSSLMKAFAKSGTPLSFKVLEQ, from the exons ATGGTCGGGGGGCTGACGGAGTCTTTCATCATGACCCAGAACTGGCTGGAAGAGCTGGTGGGGAGGCTGCGCTGGGGCCCTGCCGCTCTGCTCACCCCTCGGGGGATCTGGGAGGCTGAGGTGACCAGGGCGTTCGGGGCCCTGGTCTGGATCCGTGGTGACCAGTACGCAGGGGATCTGCTGCAGCTGCCCCCAGCGGTCCAAGAGCTGCTGCTGAGCCTGGTGCGGGATGCTGCGGGCAAGGAAGACATCATCGAGTGGCTTGGCCGCATTGGCACCTCTGAGTCCCGCTCTGACCCCGAGGTCCTGATCTGCCCTCCCCACCAGCAGAAGGAAGGCCCGGCTATGGTGTCTGTGGGAGACGGTCCTGGGCCCTTCCTGGAGGTGGGGGCCTTCCAGAACAAGAGTCTAGAACACTCAAAGAGATTGACCAGCCTGGGAGCCACCAGGGCCCTGGTCTCGGGCACCCCAGGCCAGAACATACAGCAGGAAACAACCAACCAGCTGGTACG AGTCGATTCCAACAGCCATGGTGGTACGGACAGCCCTCGAGAGGAAGGCCCAGCGCGTGCCACCGGCAGCCAGGACTCTGCAAACCACACACAGGCCCTGTCCCAGCCAAGGCAGGGCCTGAGAGTGGAAGACAAACTCCCCTTCCAGCCTCCTGTGTCAGCCCTGGGTGTGTGCCCACCCTGGAAGGCCTGGACCCCAGGGCCAGCCTTTGGGCCCTTGTGGCCGGGTGCCATTGCCGCCACCTTCTGGAGGATCAATGAGCTGCATTCCCTCCACCTGGCTTGGCTGCTGTCCCAGGCGTgcttcagtttccccttctggCAGAGGCCACTGGGCCCCATTCAGTTCAAGCTGCCAGGCCAGAACCCTTTGCCCTTAAATCTCGAGTGGAAGCAGAAGGAGCTGGTTCCTTTGCCCAGCATGGGAAGCCCAGACTGCAGACCAGATGGGGGACCAGGAGGAGATGCAGCCCTACAGAGTTGCCCAAGGCCAGAGACCCCCCAGAAGGTCATGAGTTTATTGGTGGTCTCAGGGGCCTCAGTAAAGGACAAGACCAGCCCAGGACTTCCACAGATAGGGCCACCCTTGACCTCTGTACCCCAGCTGCAAACTGGAAGTGAGCCAGGGGATCAAGGAAGCCTGCAGTGGGATTGTAAGGGGCCAGAAGAGGGGCCCTTTCCAGCACTGCCAATTGAGCAAGGAGTGTCTACACCTCAGGGGAGGCCCGTGGCTCAAGGGGGGCTGACCCCTCAGTCAGTACCCGATGCTCAAACAGTGCCTGAAACTCTCGAAGTGCCCATGGCTGCAGCAGTGCCCACAGCTCAAACCCCACCCGCAGATCAAGGGCTGTCTGCAGTCCCCAAAGTGCCTACAGCTCAGACGACGCTGGCAGTCCACACAGAACCTGCAGCTCTCGAAGTGCCTTCGGCTACAACAAAGCCAGCAGCTCAAGGGGTGCCCACAACTCAGAAGGCAGCCGAGGGTCTGCCGGTATCAGCAGCTCCCGTGGTACCTGCAACTCCAAAAGCTTCCGCAGCTCAGAAAACGTCTGCGGCAAAATCATTACCTGTAGGGCCCCAAACACCCAAAGCTCAAACTGGGCCTGCAGCTAAAACAGGGTCTGTCGCCCCCAAAGCACCTGCCGCCCCCAAAGCACCTGCCACCCCCAAAGCACCTGCTGCCCCCAAAGCACCTGCTGCCCCCAAGGCCTCCAAAGCTCCCAAAACACCTGCAGCTCAGAAGACTCCCACAGATCCAGGGCCAGTCTTGGATGCGGCCAAACTGAGCGAAGGCCAGCCTTCGTCAAGGGGTGGTGCCTCTTTCCCAAAGGGCCAGGGGGAGGCTGAGAGGCAGGGTCCCCATTCTGGCAGCACCTTTGCTCCCAGTAGTAAGCACCCACCTCAGatggaggggctcctgggggctcgCGAGGGGACTGCAAGGCAGCAGCCTCGCCACCCACAGGCAAACAGCACAGTGACCAGCTTCCAGAGGTACCACGAGGCCCTGAACACACCTTTTGAGCTGAACCTGTCAGGGGAACCCGGGAACCAGGGGTTGCGGCGAGTGGTCATTGATGGCAGCAGTGTGGCCATGGT GCATGGCCTCCAGCACTTCTTCTCCTGCCGTGGCATTGCCATGGCGGTTCAGTATTTCTGGAACCGGGGCCACCGAGAGGTCACTGTGTTCGTACCTACCTGGCAGCTGAAGAAGAACCGGAGGGTGAGAG AGAGCCACTTCCTGACGAAGCTGCACTCCCTCAAGATGCTTTCCATTACCCCCTCCCAGCTTGAGAATGGCAAGAAGATCACCACCTACGATTATAG GTTCATGGTAAAGCTGGCAGAGGAGACGGATGGCATCATCGTCACCAATGAGCAGCTCCATATCCTGATGAATAATTCCAAGAAACTGATGGTGAAAGATCG CCTGCTGCCCTTCACGTTTGCGGGGAATCTTTTCATGGTGCCAGATGACCCCCTGGGCCGTGACGGCCCCACCTTAGACGAGTTTCTGAAGAAGCCAAACAG GCTAGACACCGATGTTGGCAACTTCCTGAAGGTGTGGAAGACGCTTCCTCCCAGTTTGGCCAGCGCCTCTGAGCCGAGTGATGGTGCTGACCCTGTACCTGTGGAGAGTCTGCAGAACACAGAGGAAGTCAGGGcggagaaggaggagaggcagcaggacggggagcagagggaggggcagggggtgcgggAGCCACCTGAAGAAGATGCCCTGGACTCCTCCCTGGCATCAGTGTTCAGGGCCGAGTGCCCTTCCCTATCAGAGGAAATTCTCCGGTGCCTCAGCCTCCAGGATCCCCCCGACGGGGCCCTGGATATCGATCTCCTGCCGGCACCGGCTTCCCCCTATCTGGGCATCCCCTGGGACGGGAAGGCTCCCTGTCAGCAGGTGCTGGCCCAGCTGGCCCAGCTGACCATCCCCAGCAACTTCACTGCGCTCTCCTTCTTTGTGGGGTTCATGGACTCCCACCGGGATGTCATCCCTGACTATGAAGCTCTCGTGGGGCCCCTGCACAGCCTCCTCAAGCAGAAGCCAGACTGGCAGTGGGACTGGGAGCATGAGAAGGCCTTCCTGGCTCTGAAGCGAGCCCTCGTGTCTGCCCTCTGTCTGACGGCCCCCAACGCCCAGTTGCCCTTCCGCTTGGAGGTGACCGTGAGCCAGGTGGCCCTAACGGCTGTTGTCTATCAGGAGCACTCAGGGAGGAAGCACCCCATAGCCTATACCTCAAAACCCCTCCTCCCTGACGAGGAGAGTGAGGGCCCCCAGTCGGGGGGAGACAGCCCCTACGCTGTGGCCTGGGCCCTCAAACATTTTTCCCGCTGCATTGGAGACACCCCCGTGGTCCTGGACCTTTCCTACGCCTCTAGGACCGCTGTGGGTCCCGAGATGCGGGAGGGCCGCAGGGTTTCCAAAGCGTGGTTGATCCGATGGTCCCTTCTGGTGCAGGACAAAGGCAAGAGGGCGCTGGAATTGACCCTCCTCCAGGGCCTGCTCGGAGAAAACCGACTGCTGACGCCCGCCTCCTCCATGCCTCGCTTTTTCCAGGTTCTGCCTCCTTTTTCCGACCTGTCCACTTTCGTCTGCATCCACATGTCGGGCTATTGCTTTTACCGGGAGGATGAGTGGTGCGCGGGCTTCGGCCTCTATGTGCTGTCCCCCACCAGTGCCCccgtctccctctccttctcttgctcCCCTTACACCCCAACCTACGCCCACCTGGCGGCCGTGGCCTGTGGCCTGGAGCGCTTTGGGCAGTCCCCCCTCCCCGTGGTTTTCCTCACACACTGCAACTGGATCTTCAGCCTCCTGTGGGAGCTCCTGCCCCTGTGGCAGGCTCGAGGCTTCCTCTCCTCGGACGGCGCCCCGCTACCTCACCCAGGCCTGCTCTCCTACATCATATCGCTCACCTCTGGCCTCTCGTCCCTCCCGTTTATCTACCGAACCTCCTACCGGGGCTCCCTGTTTGCTGTGACGGTGGACACATTGGCCAAGCAGGGTGCGCAGGGTGGTGGGCAGTGGTGGAACCTTCCAAAGGATGTGCCCGTCCCCGCAGTGTCCCCCCACACCATGGGCCAGCGGCCCGACTTGCTGGCCTTACAGCGCAGTGACAGCACACTGGCTGAGATTATTGCCAAGCTGCGGGCCGGGCAGAAATTGCCTGGCTCCTCCCCCTTCAGCTCCGTCTTTAACTCACTCAGCCTCGACCAGGAGAGCGGCTTGCTCATGTTCAAGGGGGAGAAGAGGCCCCGGGTCTGGGTGGTCCCAAGGCAACTCCGGAGGGACCTGATTTTCTCTGTGCACGACCTTCCCCTGGGCGCCCACCAGAGGCCCGAGGAGACCTACCGGAAGCTGCGTCTGCTGGGGTGGTGGCCTGGGATGCAGGAGCACGTGAGGGACTACTGCCGGAGCTGCCTGTTCTGCATCCCCCGAAACGTCACGGGCGGCGAGTTGAAGGTGATCGAGTCCCCGTGGCCCCTCCGGTCCACTGCCCCCTGGTCCACCCTGCAGATCGAGGTGGTGGGCCCGGTCACCGTAAGCGAGGAGGGCCACAAGCATGTGCTGATCGTGGCTGACCCCCACACCAGGTGGGTGGAGGCGTTCCCACTGAAGCCCTACACACACACAGCGGTGGCACAGGTGCTGCTGCAGCACGTGTTTGCCAGGTGGGGCGTTCCCGTGAGGCTGGAGGCGGCCCAGGGCCCCCAGTTCGCGCGGCACGTCTTGGTGAGCTGCGGGctggccctgggagcccaggcgGCGTCCCTGAGCCGGGACCTTCAGTTCCCCTGCTTGACCAGCTCAGACGCCTACTGGGAATTCAAGAGGGCCCTCAAGGAGTTCATCTTCCTGCATGGCAAGAGGTGGGCTGCGTCCTTGCCCTTGCTGCACCTGGCCTTTAGGGCCTCCTCCACCCAGGCCACGCCGGTCCAGATCCTGACTGGGGGCGACGTGAGGCTGAGCGAGCCCCTGTGGTGGGAGATGAGCAGCGCCAATATTGAAGGGCTCAAGATGGACGTGTTCCTGCTGCGGCTGCTCGGGGAGCTGCTGGAGCTGCACTGGCGGGTGGCCGAAAAGGCTAGTGACAAGGCAGAGAACAGGCGTTTCAAGCGGGAGAGTCAGGAGAAGGAGTGGAATGTGGGTGATCAGGTCCTTCTGCTGTCCCTTCCCAGGAATGGCAGCAGTGCCAAATGGGTGGGCCCCTTCTACATTGGGGACCGGCTGAGCCTGTCCCTCTACAGAGTCTGGGGCTTCCCAACTCCGGAGAAGCTTGGGTGCATCTACCCCAGCAGTCTGATGAAGGCCTTCGCCAAGAGTGGCACGCCTCTGTCCTTCAAGGTCTTGGAGCAATGA